One part of the Aurantibacillus circumpalustris genome encodes these proteins:
- the ftsH gene encoding ATP-dependent zinc metalloprotease FtsH: MSEEQKQEPTQNTNSNQPSSPEEERKKQFERMKEKFGRQNSPFGGGGNKGGNGGNNFYWIYGVVVVVLLMVVFYGNDFNSHLKEVPQSKFYHDMLLKGDVQEVVIVNKSIARITVNPDSVATANRYKDPKTGLAMFDKKFKGPQFFVTIPSIDYFLSSMEKVQTEAGIPKDRQISARSIEESNWMTDNLSFIIPILLMIVIWVVMMRRMGGGGSGGPGQIFNIGKSKATLFDKDTHVNITFNDVAGLDGAKMEVMEIVDFLKNPKKYTDLGAKIPKGALLVGPPGTGKTLLAKAVAGEAKVPFFSLSGSDFVEMFVGVGASRVRDLFRQAKEKAPCIIFIDEIDAIGRARGKSASAGANDERENTLNQLLTEMDGFGTNSGVIILAATNRADILDRALMRAGRFDRQIYVDMPDLNERKEIFAVHLKKIKIDESVHIDFLAKQTPGFSGADIANICNEAALIAARSNKKVVQKQDFLDAVDRIIAGLEKKNKIITVQEKRVIAFHEAGHATVSWMLEHASPLVKVTIVPRGRSLGAAWYLPEERQITTLDQILDEMCAALGGRAAEEIVFGKVSTGALSDLEKITKQAYACIVYYGLNEKIGNISYYDSSGQSEYAFSKPYSENTARTIDEEVKKMTDIAYAKTKQILMSNKDKLTMLAEKLLEKEVIFKEDLEEIFGKRPFDKHEELPPTKVEIPPAPKLDNPQINL, translated from the coding sequence ATGAGCGAAGAACAAAAACAGGAACCGACCCAGAATACAAATAGCAATCAGCCTTCGTCGCCAGAGGAAGAGAGAAAGAAGCAGTTTGAGCGCATGAAAGAAAAATTCGGACGTCAAAACTCCCCATTTGGTGGTGGTGGCAACAAAGGCGGTAACGGTGGAAATAATTTCTATTGGATTTATGGCGTTGTTGTTGTAGTGCTGTTAATGGTAGTGTTTTATGGCAATGATTTTAATTCACACTTAAAAGAAGTACCTCAAAGCAAGTTTTATCATGACATGCTTCTTAAAGGTGATGTTCAGGAAGTAGTGATCGTAAACAAAAGTATTGCACGTATTACCGTGAATCCTGATAGTGTTGCAACAGCGAATCGTTACAAAGATCCGAAAACCGGATTGGCCATGTTTGATAAAAAATTTAAAGGACCCCAGTTTTTTGTAACTATTCCTTCTATTGATTATTTTTTATCAAGCATGGAAAAAGTACAAACTGAGGCAGGTATTCCAAAGGATAGACAAATTTCCGCCCGCAGTATTGAAGAATCAAATTGGATGACTGATAATCTTTCTTTTATTATTCCAATTTTATTAATGATTGTTATTTGGGTTGTAATGATGCGTCGTATGGGCGGTGGCGGCAGTGGCGGACCCGGGCAAATCTTTAATATTGGAAAATCAAAAGCTACTTTATTTGATAAGGATACACATGTAAACATTACGTTTAATGATGTTGCAGGATTAGACGGTGCTAAAATGGAGGTGATGGAAATTGTAGATTTCTTGAAGAATCCGAAAAAGTACACCGACTTAGGAGCAAAAATTCCGAAAGGTGCATTACTGGTAGGACCTCCGGGTACAGGCAAAACCTTACTTGCAAAAGCTGTAGCAGGTGAAGCTAAAGTTCCTTTCTTTTCTCTGAGTGGATCTGATTTCGTTGAAATGTTTGTTGGAGTGGGAGCATCGCGTGTGCGTGACTTATTCAGACAAGCAAAAGAAAAAGCACCTTGTATTATTTTTATTGATGAGATTGATGCCATTGGTCGTGCACGTGGTAAAAGTGCGTCGGCAGGAGCAAACGATGAACGTGAAAACACTTTGAATCAATTACTAACCGAAATGGATGGTTTTGGTACTAACAGCGGTGTAATTATTCTTGCAGCAACAAACCGCGCAGATATTTTAGATCGCGCTTTAATGCGTGCAGGTCGTTTCGATAGACAGATTTATGTTGACATGCCTGACTTAAATGAGCGTAAAGAAATTTTCGCGGTGCATTTAAAGAAAATTAAAATTGATGAAAGTGTACACATTGATTTCCTTGCAAAACAAACACCAGGATTTAGTGGTGCAGATATTGCTAATATTTGTAACGAAGCAGCTTTAATTGCCGCGCGTTCAAACAAAAAGGTTGTTCAGAAGCAAGATTTTTTAGATGCGGTAGATAGAATTATTGCCGGCTTAGAAAAGAAAAATAAAATTATCACTGTGCAGGAAAAACGTGTGATCGCTTTTCATGAAGCAGGTCACGCCACTGTGAGTTGGATGTTAGAGCACGCAAGTCCTTTGGTAAAAGTTACGATTGTGCCGCGTGGAAGATCTTTGGGTGCAGCCTGGTATTTGCCTGAAGAACGTCAGATCACTACACTCGATCAAATTCTCGATGAAATGTGCGCTGCATTAGGTGGACGTGCTGCAGAAGAAATTGTTTTCGGTAAAGTGAGTACAGGTGCGTTAAGCGATCTTGAAAAAATAACCAAACAAGCCTATGCCTGTATTGTATATTATGGCTTAAATGAGAAGATTGGTAACATCAGTTATTACGATAGTTCAGGACAAAGTGAGTACGCTTTTAGCAAACCATATAGCGAGAACACTGCCAGAACAATTGATGAAGAGGTGAAGAAAATGACGGATATTGCTTATGCAAAAACGAAACAGATCTTAATGAGCAATAAAGATAAACTGACCATGCTTGCAGAAAAACTTCTTGAAAAAGAGGTAATTTTTAAAGAAGACTTGGAAGAAATTTTCGGTAAACGTCCTTTCGATAAACACGAAGAATTACCACCAACGAAAGTGGAAATTCCTCCGGCACCTAAGTTGGATAACCCTCAGATTAATTTATAA
- a CDS encoding lytic transglycosylase domain-containing protein translates to MKINWISILNNFSRSFLLFLLLVVVYILVKTYVIAPKPNTVSYTNNNFYVLDLNIPANLEFCGEKIPSNNYRIKKGLEKEFFNTSYWKNNSLALFQKAQRWFPYIEPILKQKGVPDDFKYLCVIESHLSNAASHAGAAGFWQLVPPSARNYGLEVNSEIDERYHVEKATVAACEHIKDAFRKFNNWTLAAAAYNRGIGGIQNAMAKQNADNYHDLLLNRETASFIYRIMAYKTLFSSPGHFGLKKKKLVYYSKIPFKTYKVDTTIKNIQAFAKQIGYSAETVHQFNPWLLTNELTNPNKKVYEIRVPKNSSIDYSGYTKDLTTHEGMKLQDVQEALITTTAITQKPDSIALTPPKKIVMYHVKVDEPLKNLATFLKVKEEDIRRWNKFDEKQQAVTGQTLIIKYPVLDLK, encoded by the coding sequence ATGAAGATTAATTGGATTTCAATCTTAAATAATTTTTCCCGTTCCTTTCTGCTATTTTTATTGTTAGTGGTTGTTTACATTCTCGTTAAAACCTATGTAATAGCTCCCAAACCAAATACGGTTTCTTACACCAATAATAATTTTTACGTTCTTGATCTTAACATCCCTGCAAACCTTGAATTTTGCGGGGAAAAAATACCTTCTAACAATTACCGTATTAAAAAGGGTTTAGAAAAAGAATTCTTTAACACATCTTATTGGAAAAACAACTCACTCGCCTTATTTCAAAAAGCACAACGTTGGTTTCCATACATTGAACCTATTTTAAAACAAAAAGGTGTCCCCGATGATTTTAAATACCTCTGTGTGATCGAAAGTCATTTATCAAACGCTGCTTCTCATGCAGGCGCTGCTGGATTCTGGCAATTGGTGCCGCCATCGGCCCGTAACTATGGTTTAGAAGTAAACAGCGAAATAGATGAACGTTACCACGTGGAAAAAGCCACAGTAGCGGCTTGCGAACATATTAAAGATGCTTTTCGGAAATTTAATAACTGGACACTAGCTGCGGCTGCTTATAACCGTGGTATCGGCGGTATTCAAAATGCCATGGCGAAACAAAACGCAGATAACTACCACGATCTATTATTAAATCGTGAAACGGCCAGTTTTATTTATCGTATCATGGCGTACAAAACATTGTTTTCTAGTCCCGGACATTTCGGACTCAAGAAGAAAAAGCTAGTCTACTATTCTAAAATTCCATTTAAAACTTACAAGGTAGATACAACTATTAAGAACATTCAAGCTTTCGCAAAACAAATTGGTTATTCTGCAGAAACCGTTCACCAATTTAATCCCTGGTTACTGACAAATGAACTTACAAATCCCAACAAAAAAGTATATGAGATAAGAGTTCCAAAAAATAGTAGCATTGATTACTCTGGGTATACAAAAGATCTTACAACTCATGAAGGTATGAAACTTCAAGATGTACAAGAGGCTTTAATAACAACAACTGCCATCACTCAAAAACCAGATAGTATTGCATTGACTCCCCCTAAAAAAATAGTAATGTACCATGTTAAGGTAGACGAGCCTTTAAAAAATCTTGCCACCTTTTTAAAAGTAAAAGAAGAAGATATTCGCCGATGGAATAAATTTGATGAAAAACAACAGGCTGTTACAGGACAAACTTTAATCATTAAATATCCTGTTTTAGACCTGAAGTGA
- a CDS encoding MraY family glycosyltransferase translates to MNLSFHFILTTIFIVCFVFSLLINYILLRFAQTLGMRNRELHQQVRWNLDSKPSLGGISFYVVFLFAFIFTIILPHQNAGFNIQIIGILLSATLAFLMGLADDAFNTQPLLKFLTQIFCALILIFSGHSIHIFENLFLNYLITILWVVGLMNSINMLDNMDGISCLVSILGCFFMVAVNVSLFNTNSYATTLNLGVLGALCGFLVFNFHPSKMFMGDTGSQFLGLFLAVMGIDNCWNNPTSPLVNGFPIANIVIVVLVFLLPLTDTITVVINRLKEGRSPFIGGKDHTTHHLFFRGLTEKRIALLFFGLGDIGILMAYLLVVRFSYTLFYSSIFFVLLVFFSLYLLTIVKKKS, encoded by the coding sequence ATGAATCTAAGTTTTCATTTCATACTTACTACAATTTTTATTGTATGTTTTGTTTTTTCTCTTTTGATTAATTACATATTACTTCGTTTTGCGCAAACTTTAGGGATGCGGAATCGTGAATTACACCAACAGGTAAGATGGAACTTAGACTCTAAACCTTCATTAGGTGGCATTTCTTTTTATGTAGTATTTCTTTTTGCATTTATTTTCACTATCATTCTTCCTCACCAAAATGCCGGCTTCAACATACAAATAATTGGTATTCTTTTATCTGCAACGCTTGCTTTTTTAATGGGATTAGCCGACGATGCATTTAATACTCAACCTTTATTAAAATTTTTAACTCAAATATTTTGCGCACTCATTCTTATTTTCTCAGGACATAGTATTCACATTTTTGAAAATCTTTTTTTAAATTATCTCATTACGATCCTTTGGGTGGTTGGACTCATGAATTCAATTAACATGTTGGATAATATGGATGGCATTAGTTGTTTGGTGTCCATTTTGGGTTGCTTTTTCATGGTGGCGGTTAATGTTTCTCTATTTAACACCAATAGTTACGCCACCACGCTTAATTTAGGCGTTTTAGGTGCCTTATGCGGCTTTCTCGTTTTTAATTTCCACCCATCAAAAATGTTTATGGGTGATACAGGCAGTCAATTTTTAGGACTCTTCCTTGCGGTGATGGGTATCGATAACTGTTGGAATAATCCCACATCCCCATTAGTAAATGGCTTTCCTATCGCCAACATAGTTATTGTTGTACTTGTTTTTTTATTGCCACTTACCGATACAATCACTGTTGTAATTAACAGACTCAAAGAAGGTCGCTCACCCTTTATTGGAGGAAAAGATCACACCACTCATCACCTCTTTTTTAGGGGGTTAACAGAAAAAAGAATTGCTCTTCTTTTCTTTGGATTGGGTGATATAGGTATTTTGATGGCGTATTTGTTAGTGGTTCGTTTTTCTTACACCCTTTTTTATAGTTCCATTTTCTTTGTTCTTTTGGTATTTTTTTCTTTGTACCTTCTTACGATAGTTAAAAAGAAATCCTAA
- the rfbC gene encoding dTDP-4-dehydrorhamnose 3,5-epimerase, producing the protein MEVIETKLKGLLVLQPKVFEDARGYFFESYNANLFKNAGLDLNFVQDNQSLSQKGVLRGLHFQNNPWAQGKLVRVINGSVFDAAVDIRKSSPTYGQWFGMELNEKNKTMMYIPPGFAHGFATLEDNTIFSYKCTNFYNKASEDCLLWNDPTIGIDWKLQNPLLSEKDLQGKLIKDFVSLFE; encoded by the coding sequence ATGGAAGTTATTGAAACAAAATTAAAAGGCCTTTTAGTTCTTCAACCAAAAGTATTTGAAGATGCAAGAGGTTATTTTTTTGAAAGTTATAATGCCAATTTATTTAAAAATGCTGGCTTAGATCTTAATTTTGTGCAGGATAATCAATCGCTCTCACAAAAAGGAGTTTTGCGTGGACTACATTTTCAAAACAATCCCTGGGCGCAAGGTAAACTTGTGCGCGTTATTAATGGATCTGTTTTCGATGCAGCGGTTGATATTCGCAAAAGCTCACCCACATACGGGCAATGGTTTGGCATGGAGCTTAACGAAAAAAACAAAACGATGATGTATATTCCACCAGGATTTGCGCATGGGTTTGCTACCTTAGAGGACAACACTATTTTTTCTTATAAATGCACGAATTTTTATAACAAAGCATCAGAAGATTGTCTTTTATGGAACGATCCCACTATTGGAATTGACTGGAAACTTCAAAACCCATTACTTTCTGAGAAAGACCTCCAGGGAAAATTAATAAAAGATTTTGTGAGTCTTTTTGAGTAA
- a CDS encoding GumC family protein, with translation MFNPQVESANNQLKDITEKFNSNFDIGVIAFLFNKSRIYIVLFFLISFTTVFLYLRYSQTVYESRAIIQINDANKAEDILKLNSLGGNNNVLAEAIEQIRSKIFLKRVVEKLDISVNYYSEGMFKNSELYHSSPYLVKINLKEDAPYGQNIGVDINKELTGGVLSFGGKNFNFQLNSWVSTPNFDINVFINPKMPEAIIKQMLKENSGFYFVVHDVDAITAQLQAKVELKLLNELAKTILIKVKDVNSSKSTDIVNAITEEYLNYDVERKSESSRNILAFIDSQLGNVYNDLKKTEEDLQSFKKEKKVSEKDNLINNELQRYSSIEEQLLKVEMEERIISEIQANISKNKNIDVYQLISLISGTEYENLVKDVTQHIQKLLNEKENMLYAATPNSENIKQVNYQIENQKKLLIESLDGVRLKYKSKYKSLLERSSSFKTKMIEAPEDEVEFSRLTRLYSISEKYYTMLLEKKTEFSISKAGYVSKNIILEKALGIGAQVSPSRRNAMSIAFLLSFLFSIGLVFIRYIFHDKIYSLADITRYSSGNVSLLGIIPKYENDIPVSQLIVDKNPKALISEAFRTIRTNLGFIDASEGTKIVSITSTISGEGKTFVAINIAGVLAFTGKSVVIIDLDMRKPKIHKGFGVSNNIGMSTILTGITPVQDCFMNSPMDNLKFITAGPSPPNPSELILSKKLDEILEYLKTKFDYIVIDNAPIGLVTDGIATIQRADYPIYVFRAGYSRKLFTQILDRLKNESKVSNLSVVLNDVDVSRKIYSYNYGYGYGYGYGYGSGYYSDDEKFKSRTRKKK, from the coding sequence ATGTTTAATCCCCAGGTAGAGTCAGCAAATAATCAACTAAAAGATATAACTGAAAAGTTTAACTCCAATTTTGACATTGGAGTAATTGCTTTTTTGTTCAATAAGAGCAGGATTTATATTGTTCTATTTTTTTTAATAAGCTTTACCACCGTATTTCTTTATTTAAGATACAGTCAAACGGTATATGAATCTAGGGCTATTATCCAGATAAACGATGCTAATAAAGCAGAAGACATTTTAAAGCTTAATAGTTTGGGTGGCAATAACAATGTTCTGGCAGAGGCTATTGAACAAATACGCTCGAAAATATTCTTGAAGCGCGTAGTTGAAAAACTCGATATCAGCGTTAATTACTATAGCGAAGGGATGTTTAAAAATAGCGAACTGTACCATTCATCACCTTATTTAGTTAAAATAAATTTAAAGGAAGACGCTCCTTACGGTCAAAACATCGGTGTTGACATTAATAAAGAACTTACCGGAGGTGTTTTAAGTTTTGGAGGTAAGAATTTTAACTTTCAATTAAATTCATGGGTAAGCACCCCTAACTTTGATATTAACGTCTTTATCAATCCAAAAATGCCCGAAGCTATAATTAAACAAATGCTGAAGGAAAATAGTGGTTTTTACTTTGTTGTTCATGATGTAGATGCTATTACGGCACAGCTACAAGCAAAAGTAGAATTAAAACTTTTAAACGAATTAGCAAAAACAATTTTAATAAAAGTAAAAGATGTTAATTCATCTAAATCTACAGACATAGTAAATGCCATCACAGAAGAGTACTTAAATTATGATGTGGAACGCAAAAGCGAAAGTTCAAGAAATATTTTAGCGTTTATCGATAGTCAATTAGGTAATGTTTATAATGATTTAAAGAAAACGGAAGAAGATTTGCAGTCTTTCAAAAAAGAAAAAAAAGTTAGTGAAAAGGATAATTTAATTAACAACGAATTACAACGTTATTCAAGCATTGAAGAGCAATTGTTAAAGGTTGAAATGGAAGAGCGTATTATTAGCGAAATACAAGCTAATATTTCTAAAAACAAAAATATAGATGTTTATCAACTCATATCACTTATCTCTGGTACCGAATATGAAAATTTAGTAAAAGACGTAACACAACACATCCAAAAGCTCTTAAATGAAAAAGAGAATATGCTTTATGCCGCTACTCCAAATTCTGAAAACATAAAACAAGTTAATTACCAGATAGAAAATCAAAAAAAACTTCTCATCGAAAGTCTTGATGGTGTGAGATTAAAATATAAAAGCAAGTATAAGAGCTTATTAGAAAGATCTTCCAGCTTCAAAACAAAAATGATTGAAGCTCCCGAAGACGAAGTGGAGTTTTCAAGATTAACACGGCTATATTCAATAAGCGAAAAATATTACACCATGCTTCTTGAGAAAAAAACAGAGTTTTCCATTTCAAAAGCGGGTTACGTATCCAAAAACATTATTTTAGAAAAAGCTTTAGGAATTGGAGCGCAGGTTTCACCTAGCAGACGTAACGCAATGTCAATAGCTTTTCTACTTTCATTTTTATTTTCAATTGGTTTGGTTTTTATTAGATATATTTTCCATGACAAGATTTATTCTCTGGCAGATATTACTCGCTATTCTTCAGGAAATGTATCGCTGCTGGGCATTATTCCAAAATATGAAAACGATATTCCTGTTTCACAATTAATTGTAGATAAAAACCCAAAAGCACTCATAAGTGAGGCTTTTAGAACAATTCGAACTAATCTTGGCTTTATAGATGCCAGTGAAGGTACCAAAATAGTATCCATCACATCTACAATTAGTGGTGAGGGTAAAACCTTCGTTGCCATTAATATTGCAGGGGTACTTGCCTTTACGGGAAAAAGTGTGGTGATTATTGACCTTGACATGCGTAAACCAAAAATCCATAAAGGATTTGGTGTTTCTAATAATATCGGAATGAGTACCATTTTAACCGGTATTACTCCCGTTCAGGATTGTTTTATGAATAGCCCTATGGACAATTTAAAATTCATTACTGCCGGCCCTTCTCCTCCTAATCCTTCCGAATTAATTTTGAGTAAAAAGTTGGATGAGATTTTGGAATATTTAAAAACCAAGTTTGACTATATTGTAATTGACAATGCGCCTATTGGACTTGTGACCGATGGTATTGCTACCATACAAAGAGCAGATTATCCGATTTATGTTTTTAGAGCGGGTTACTCAAGAAAATTATTTACGCAAATACTTGATCGTTTAAAAAATGAATCAAAAGTTTCTAACTTGTCGGTTGTATTAAATGATGTGGATGTAAGTCGTAAGATATACAGTTACAACTATGGATACGGTTATGGCTATGGCTACGGCTACGGAAGCGGATATTACAGTGATGATGAAAAGTTTAAATCAAGAACAAGAAAAAAGAAATAA
- a CDS encoding polysaccharide biosynthesis/export family protein: MLKTPKDFSYDKLVDSLSRLDYKIATNDVIVYRLFTNNGFKLINLASEANAVFRNDIDVIVESNDSIKMPLLGRVKVAGLTIKEAEKLLQEKYAEFYVEPFVSLRVTNRRVIVFPGNGGVAKVLPLANNNTSVMEALAGAGGILEDGKAYKVKLIRNNPDPTQKPLVYLMDLSQIDGILAGQSIVQAGDIIYVEPRYRPLATFTKEVAPVLTLLTAFLILYSYSKR, encoded by the coding sequence ATGCTTAAAACTCCTAAAGACTTTAGTTATGATAAATTGGTTGATTCATTAAGCCGACTTGATTATAAGATTGCTACAAACGACGTAATTGTGTACCGCCTATTTACAAACAATGGTTTCAAACTCATTAATCTGGCATCAGAAGCCAATGCTGTTTTCAGAAATGATATTGACGTAATTGTAGAGAGTAATGATTCTATTAAAATGCCTTTGCTAGGAAGGGTAAAAGTAGCGGGATTGACCATTAAAGAAGCAGAGAAATTGCTGCAAGAAAAATACGCTGAATTTTACGTAGAACCATTTGTAAGCTTAAGGGTAACTAACAGACGAGTAATCGTTTTCCCAGGAAATGGAGGCGTAGCTAAAGTGTTACCATTGGCAAATAATAACACATCTGTAATGGAGGCCCTGGCTGGCGCTGGGGGTATTTTAGAAGATGGTAAAGCCTATAAAGTAAAGTTGATTCGTAATAACCCTGATCCTACTCAAAAACCTTTAGTGTACCTTATGGATCTTTCTCAAATAGATGGAATCTTGGCGGGACAAAGTATTGTTCAGGCTGGAGATATTATTTATGTAGAACCAAGATACAGGCCACTTGCAACATTCACCAAAGAGGTTGCCCCTGTTCTTACTCTTCTAACAGCATTCTTAATCCTTTATTCATATTCAAAAAGGTAA